The region CGTTCGCTGCTGAACCCGACAGCCCAACGACGTCACAGGACGAGACGCAGCCGGGGACAAGTGAGAGCGGCAGTAGGGGGACGTTGACCGGAACACAGGACCTGCAGACGACGTCCAACGATGAGGAACGGAACGTGGATCAAAATAATTCCAATGCGGCGAATGGGGAGCGGCGGGACGTCCCAGATGCGGGTGAGTCAGGCCGCAGGGTACCACAGAATGTCGTGGCACAACCCAAAGCGCCTCCGCCATCGAGGGAGCGAAAccggagtcggagtccgacaaaagccaaagcctcCATGGACTTAACCCATCAGCAGTCCAAAACGATGGAGCGGAGGGATATTGAGTCCAAGAGTAAGCCGTCTAAGCGGTGGATACGTGTGCCCCAAATCTTTGTCAAATCAGATTCCCATGAAGCGCCCCGCCTGGTGGACACCGGAGTGAGCACCGCCGATTCGCAGCGAGTGCCGACGGCTCCGTCTGTCGTCGAACCCATCTCCGAGCTACCCTACGTGGAACCAGTGTACATCCTTGTGCAAGCGGAGAGGCCAACGCCGCCTCGCCTGGTGGACACGGCGGTTGGCACCGATAAGGGCCGTGCTCACAGCACTCCTTCTGTTCGAAGGCCTAAGCCGTCTACCCAGGCCAACGATCGCGTCAAGTCCGAGGAGGCTCTCGTGGAAGAGAGCGACATCGAGTCCACCAGTACCACTACCAGCCGTGAGCCGGAGCCTTACGACCTTGAGGACCACGAGATCCTGATCACCAAGACGGCGAAGATCTTCAAGAAGAGTAAGTCGCCGAGGCAGGACATGTTCGTGTGCTAAGGGTGGGTTTTGTGCTCTTGCAGGACCCAACAAGGCACTGCCGGAGGATGATTCGGAGGAGTCGCTCTATGTCCGTAGCACGGAACGCATGCCGCCGGACAATCGCATATCGTACGCCTCGAGACGCTTCGAGGAGATGGAGTCAGACGTCCCACAGTCGATCGACAACATAATGGTCGGGCAGTTCACGGACCTGACCGATTCGTCCACCAGCAGTTTCTCCAAACGGAAGCGGAAGGAGAGCCTGGGCCTGGCAGCCGGCACCTTGCACGCGGGGTATGTGTTTGTAAGTGAGTGAATGCGGCTTGCTGGCCCGCCGAGAGTAATCCGACCAATCCGATCTGCCAGATCTACATGGTGATACCGCCCGACGGTGGCTACGGCTGGGTCGTGCTCGTCCTCAGCTTCCTGGCCCAGCTGATCGTCGACGGGATTGTGTTCTCCATCGGCATCCTGCTGCCCTTCATGGCCAAGGAATTCGGGGCCGACAATTCGAGGATTGTGCTCGTGGCCAGCATCCAGATCGGGTGCTATTTCCTGGGCGGCGCCTTCTCCAGCGCCCTGATCAACAGCTACGGCTTCCGGCCGGTGGCCATGGCCGGAGCAGTGATCTCAGCCATGTCCATACTGGCGGCAAGCTTCAGCAC is a window of Drosophila pseudoobscura strain MV-25-SWS-2005 chromosome 3, UCI_Dpse_MV25, whole genome shotgun sequence DNA encoding:
- the Targ gene encoding uncharacterized protein Targ isoform X4: MSRERKRGSPTTSQDETQPGTSESGSRGTLTGTQDLQTTSNDEERNVDQNNSNAANGERRDVPDAGESGRRVPQNVVAQPKAPPPSRERNRSRSPTKAKASMDLTHQQSKTMERRDIESKSKPSKRWIRVPQIFVKSDSHEAPRLVDTGVSTADSQRVPTAPSVVEPISELPYVEPVYILVQAERPTPPRLVDTAVGTDKGRAHSTPSVRRPKPSTQANDRVKSEEALVEESDIESTSTTTSREPEPYDLEDHEILITKTAKIFKKRPNKALPEDDSEESLYVRSTERMPPDNRISYASRRFEEMESDVPQSIDNIMVGQFTDLTDSSTSSFSKRKRKESLGLAAGTLHAGYVFVNLHGDTARRWLRLGRARPQLPGPADRRRDCVLHRHPAALHGQGIRGRQFEDCARGQHPDRVLFPGRRLLQRPDQQLRLPAGGHGRSSDLSHVHTGGKLQHGPDYVDHVLQRHWWTVLEHDMGQLAAHHRLLLRAVSGAGQRLLLLRRRSRHRGLLVPQQLAGPVDRLAERAPGARVRDHYHMCDCLRLHRGGAHAGGRVQQADGPDGFQLRGVLRQLLCAQLYARFRLETGHPDHPGAVRAGAEANAILSTHLALLHEDAEGGGRKGAPH
- the Targ gene encoding uncharacterized protein Targ isoform X3; translation: MSRERKRGSPTTSQDETQPGTSESGSRGTLTGTQDLQTTSNDEERNVDQNNSNAANGERRDVPDAGESGRRVPQNVVAQPKAPPPSRERNRSRSPTKAKASMDLTHQQSKTMERRDIESKSKPSKRWIRVPQIFVKSDSHEAPRLVDTGVSTADSQRVPTAPSVVEPISELPYVEPVYILVQAERPTPPRLVDTAVGTDKGRAHSTPSVRRPKPSTQANDRVKSEEALVEESDIESTSTTTSREPEPYDLEDHEILITKTAKIFKKRPNKALPEDDSEESLYVRSTERMPPDNRISYASRRFEEMESDVPQSIDNIMVGQFTDLTDSSTSSFSKRKRKESLGLAAGTLHAGYVFVNLHGDTARRWLRLGRARPQLPGPADRRRDCVLHRHPAALHGQGIRGRQFEDCARGQHPDRVLFPGRRLLQRPDQQLRLPAGGHGRSSDLSHVHTGGKLQHGPDYVDHVLQRHCSHPPTTHRWTVLEHDMGQLAAHHRLLLRAVSGAGQRLLLLRRRSRHRGLLVPQQLAGPVDRLAERAPGARVRDHYHMCDCLRLHRGGAHAGGRVQQADGPDGFQLRGVLRQLLCAQLYARFRLETGHPDHPGAVRAGAEANAILSTHLALLHEDAEGGGRKGAPH